Genomic DNA from Spirochaetota bacterium:
TGTAAGCATTACTTTTCCCCCAATTTTTGTGATTTTTTATAGGCAGCCTCAATTGCATCCATGACAATACCGGAAAATCCGTTTTTTTCCAGTACATGAATGGCATCAATGGTAGTTCCGCCAGGTGAAGTAACTTTACCTCTTAGTACTACTGGCTCTTCGCCCTGCAAAACCATTTTTGCTGCACCAAGAACAGTTTGCGCAGCTAAGGTCAGTGCGTCATTACGAGATAATCCTGCTTTAATTCCACCATCAGCCATTGCCTGGATAAACGTAAAGACATACGCAGGTCCACTGCCTGACATTGCTGTAACTGCATCCATAAGGTTCTCAGGCAATATCATTACTTTGCCTAATGCGCTAAAAATAGCCTGCGCAATATGCATGTCATTTTCGGTTGCAGAAACGGTTGATAATACTGACATACCTTCGCCAATTAACGCAGGCGTATTGGGCATACAGCGTATAATTCGGTAACTATCGCCAAGCCATTCTGACAGCCTGGCAAGTGTAATACCCGCGGCGATTGAAATAATCAATGTAGCTTTTTGTTTACTTTTAATTTCGTTGGTAACTGTTCCAACCATATTAGGTTTTACAGCTATTATAATGACATCACTTTTGTCCGATAGTTCCTGAATAGAGCTTGCAGCATAAAGATTAATTTTCTGTGAAAGATCTTTTACTTTAGAACTATCGACATCATAGCCAATAATGCTTTTTGGATGTAATAACTGTGATAGGCCAATGCATATTGCACTTCCCATATTACCAAGTCCAATACAACCAATAGATACCCTTCCCAGATCCATTACGATATCCTTTGTCCAAAAATTGCAGTGCCAATACGCACCATAGTGGCACCTTCCTCAATAGCTATGTCAAAATCCCCCGACATTCCCATTGACAATTCCTTCAAAGTTATATTCAATTTATTGTTTATTTCTTCTTTCAAGACCCTCAATGTTCTAAATGATTCTCGTATCCTATCACGATTGTCGGTTAATGGGCCTACTGTCATAAAGCCAATGCAATTAATATTATGCAGCTCCAGAATACCTTTGCACAATTCAAACGCTTTTTCAGGTTCAACACCAAATTTTGATGGTTCACCTGAAGTATTTACTTCAATAAGAATATTTTGTATTTTATTAATCTTTTTAGCTTCTTTGTCAACCTCAATTGCAGTTGAAAGCTTGTCAATGGAGTGTATGCACTCAAATAACCTGACGGCATCTTTTGCTTTATTTGATTGCAGGTGACCAACAAGATGGAAGCTAAATGTGCCCTGTAACTGTGGGATTTTTGCTTTTGCTTCCTGAACTCGATTTTCGCCAAATAGGGTTATTCCTTGATCAATAGCTTCTTGAATGGTTTGAGCAGGAAATGTTTTACTGACTGCAATAATAGAAATCTCAGCAGGATTTCTATTACATTGCCTGGCGATGAGATCAATTTTTTGTAATAATTGTCTGTAGTTATCAATAATACTCATTCTTGTAGTATCATTACCTCAATAGCTAAAAACATACAGCACCTAATAATTTTTTAGGTAAACTATTTTAGCGATAGTTACTATTTATAAGATTTTTGCCAGAAAATACCATACAAATAAATAAAGTCAAACAGTTTTTATTTTCACTCTGAGAGTAAAAACGCAGGTGGAAGGAGGAAAAGTGCTATATAATTTATTTTGATAAACGAATCAATATAAATTATAAAATACTATTGTGCTTGTACAACATATGTTAGGATGAGTGAAATAAAATAATTTTTTAAAATTAAAAATTTTATATTGACAATATTTATGTATACTTTCACAGTAATAATGAAATTATTGTAAAACCAATTTTTTTGAGGTGCACAATGGATGAACTGATATTGTATCTTATTCGTGAATATCACACTGCAGTAATCCATACATTAACAATCTCTTCAATAATTGCAGTGTGGGTGGTGATATGTGGGTGTATAAGGTTTGGCATTGCAGTGTATAGAAGAGCCAAGGGTATTTACCCCCCTGCAGAAAGCTTGCGGGAAGGCCATTGATGGGTAATAATCTTTAATTTTAAAATTATTATTTACCAGTCAAAAGCTACCAAAACCGGTAGCTTTTTTATTTTTTGGCAATTTCAATAAAAAGGAAATATTAGTGTGGGGAGAAAAGTGCTAAAAGAAAAAAGCATTTTTCATTGGTATTTTCTTTTGTTACCGCCTGGACAAAAGAAACTGCAATTGTTATAAGGACAATCCTAAAAAAATATTTCAAAAAAAATTAAGCTGAAAGACGCACGGACCTAAGAAGAGGAAAGAATACAATGATATACAGGGGAAGAACTCTCTATTTTAACCAAAAAAAAATTTTTATTTTGTGTAAAACACTATACTAAAGAAGTAACCTTAACGTAAGAGAAATGCATCTTTTACAAGAATAAATATAAATATAAATATAGCAATAAAGTCTAGTTGGACTATTATTTTGTTGTTTTATGTTGATTATGTAGTATACTATTAATCGATTTAGAATATTTTAAATGTTATATAAATGTTTGATTAAAAAGCATGGGTATATATGCCACTTCTTGTTGACATCTTTATGGCACTTTCTAAATCAATTGATTTAGTAGATCATGATATTGGAAGCCATAATAAACGGGTTGCATATATCGCTGGTAGATTATGCCATAATATAGGACTTTCCGCTGATGAAATAACAAAAACAGTTGTTGCTGCTGCATTACATGATATAGGTGTTTTAAAAGAAACCGATTACAAAGAATTGGTTGATTTTAACTACAAAGGTGGAATTGACTATCATAGTTTAATGGGCTATCGTTTACTTGATTCTTGCCAGATGACAAAAGATATAGCCCCTATTGTATTATATCATCATACATTGTATACTGAAAAACAACATATTGAAAATACTGGTACAGTACCATTAGCTGCTGAAATAATTCACCTTGCAGATAGAGTTGATGTCTGTATAGAGTATAAAAACGATGTGTTGAGTCAAAAAGATCATGTGTGCAAAACCATCCGTGAGTATTCAGGGGATAGATTTAATCCTGATATAGTTCGCAGTTTCATACAATTAGCAAATCAGGAGTCATTCTGGTTTGATTTACAGTTTAACAATATTGAAAAAAGCTTAAAAGGTTATATATTTTATGACCCTTTTCTTAGTTTAGAACAAATACATAGCATTGCATTACTTTTCACAAAAATAATAGATTTTAGAAGCAGATTTACTGCAACACATTCAACATCAGTAGCAATGGTTGCCAAAGAATTAGGGAAACTACTCAATTTTTCACCACGCGAATGTCTCATGCTTGACATAGCCGGTCACCTCCATGATATAGGGAAGCTGGCAATTCCATTATCGATACTGGAAAAACCAGATAAACTTACATCAAATGAATGGCGAATAATGAAACAACATACGTATTTTACCTATAGAATTCTTGATGAGATAGATAATACAGTGTTAAAGATTATAAATGAATGGGCAGCATTACACCATGAAAAAATGGATGGGAGTGGCTATCCATTTAAAACTCCTGGTGAAGATTTAAGTGTGGGTTCACGTATAATGGCAGTGGCTGATATGTTTACTGCATTAGCAGAATCACGTCCATATAGAGATTCAATGGATGATGATATGATTATACAAGAGTTACAAAAAGCTAAAAATAATACCCTTGATGGTAATGTGGTGGATGTCTTAATTAAAAATTATGATGCCTTGAAGGATATACGTTCTAATGCCTTTTGTGAGGCAATGCAACAATTTGAAAGTTTATTTGACTCAATTTAAAAGTCTGCATATGAGCGTTTATATGTGATTGTAAATTTTTTAATTAAAATAGATTTGACTTGTTAATTTATATGTATAAATATACAAACAGCTAATAACTGATTTGCAATTTTAATAAACAATTTGCTTTATGGAGTATCTATGCAAAAGATAAGTACAATAATACAAAACTGGAGTATACGAACAAAAGTTACTGTGGGCGTAATTGTTGTTCTTATTTTAAGTTTAGCATTTACCAACATATTCTGGCGAATTAGTTATATAAACGAGGTTGAGCGGCAATTTATAGATAAAGCTCGTTCCATCTGTACAATGGGAGAAGCCTTCAGAGAATATATGGCTGATAACTGGGAGCGGCAGATTTATGATAAAGACTATCTCAAAAAAGATATTAAGGGTAAATTTGTATATACAGTACCAGTTTTTTCTTCTATTGTTGCAATGCAAAAAAAGGCAAATGTTTTAGGGTATCAATTTAGGGTACCTAAAGAATATCCTCGAAATCCCAAAAATACACCAACACCACTGGAACAAAAAGTTTTGAATGAAATTAAATCTAAAAACCTGTCTGAATATTTCATGATAGATTATGAAAATAATGCATTACGCTATTTCAAGCCGGTTAAACTTTCAAAAGATTGTTTAATATGCCATGGTGATCCTGAGCAGTCATATACCTTGTGGGGTAGAAAGGATGGCAAGGACCCAACAGGTGGACCAATGGAAGGATGGAAAGAAGGGGAAATCCACGGAGCATTTCAGATAATTTATTCATTAAAGGATTATTTTGCTGCACGGTTTCAGATATTACTTATAAGTATTGTAATCAATATTGTGATATTAGTTGTAGCGATAGTACTTATAAGAGGTGTGGTGCATAGAGGTTTACATCCACTTGATGCAATGGTACAATCGCTGGAAGATATTAATAAGGGACAGGGAGATTTAACGCGTAAAATTGCAATAGAGCGGCAGGATGAGGTTGGACGTTTAGCAGAGCTTTTTAATCAGTTTATTGATAATTTACGTGAACTCATTTTAGCGGTAAAAGATGCAGCTGATCATGTGGCATCGTCTTCAACTGAAATGACGCAATCCAGTCAGCAACTTGCCAATGTTGCTCAGGACCAGGCAGCATCTATTGAGGAAACATCATCGGCTATGGAAGAAATTAAGGCAACTATCGATTCAGTATCCCAAAATGCAAAAGGACAGGCAAAAAAAGCAGATGCTACTCGTAATTCAATGGAATACTTAGCTGA
This window encodes:
- the proC gene encoding pyrroline-5-carboxylate reductase; this translates as MDLGRVSIGCIGLGNMGSAICIGLSQLLHPKSIIGYDVDSSKVKDLSQKINLYAASSIQELSDKSDVIIIAVKPNMVGTVTNEIKSKQKATLIISIAAGITLARLSEWLGDSYRIIRCMPNTPALIGEGMSVLSTVSATENDMHIAQAIFSALGKVMILPENLMDAVTAMSGSGPAYVFTFIQAMADGGIKAGLSRNDALTLAAQTVLGAAKMVLQGEEPVVLRGKVTSPGGTTIDAIHVLEKNGFSGIVMDAIEAAYKKSQKLGEK
- a CDS encoding YggS family pyridoxal phosphate-dependent enzyme, which encodes MSIIDNYRQLLQKIDLIARQCNRNPAEISIIAVSKTFPAQTIQEAIDQGITLFGENRVQEAKAKIPQLQGTFSFHLVGHLQSNKAKDAVRLFECIHSIDKLSTAIEVDKEAKKINKIQNILIEVNTSGEPSKFGVEPEKAFELCKGILELHNINCIGFMTVGPLTDNRDRIRESFRTLRVLKEEINNKLNITLKELSMGMSGDFDIAIEEGATMVRIGTAIFGQRIS
- a CDS encoding HD domain-containing phosphohydrolase, producing MPLLVDIFMALSKSIDLVDHDIGSHNKRVAYIAGRLCHNIGLSADEITKTVVAAALHDIGVLKETDYKELVDFNYKGGIDYHSLMGYRLLDSCQMTKDIAPIVLYHHTLYTEKQHIENTGTVPLAAEIIHLADRVDVCIEYKNDVLSQKDHVCKTIREYSGDRFNPDIVRSFIQLANQESFWFDLQFNNIEKSLKGYIFYDPFLSLEQIHSIALLFTKIIDFRSRFTATHSTSVAMVAKELGKLLNFSPRECLMLDIAGHLHDIGKLAIPLSILEKPDKLTSNEWRIMKQHTYFTYRILDEIDNTVLKIINEWAALHHEKMDGSGYPFKTPGEDLSVGSRIMAVADMFTALAESRPYRDSMDDDMIIQELQKAKNNTLDGNVVDVLIKNYDALKDIRSNAFCEAMQQFESLFDSI
- a CDS encoding methyl-accepting chemotaxis protein, whose amino-acid sequence is MQKISTIIQNWSIRTKVTVGVIVVLILSLAFTNIFWRISYINEVERQFIDKARSICTMGEAFREYMADNWERQIYDKDYLKKDIKGKFVYTVPVFSSIVAMQKKANVLGYQFRVPKEYPRNPKNTPTPLEQKVLNEIKSKNLSEYFMIDYENNALRYFKPVKLSKDCLICHGDPEQSYTLWGRKDGKDPTGGPMEGWKEGEIHGAFQIIYSLKDYFAARFQILLISIVINIVILVVAIVLIRGVVHRGLHPLDAMVQSLEDINKGQGDLTRKIAIERQDEVGRLAELFNQFIDNLRELILAVKDAADHVASSSTEMTQSSQQLANVAQDQAASIEETSSAMEEIKATIDSVSQNAKGQAKKADATRNSMEYLAEAIERINQHAQDAYKMADETHGYAKEGESVLGSTVNGMRAINESSRRITEIVTIISDISDQINLLSLNASIEAARAGEYGKGFAVVAEEISKLADQTAQSSKEINKLILETNNKVNAGSELVEKTANSLRKIIENVKTTAVLMENIAQSSQELNNMSNSVKAEVEEVNRMSEEISIMMEEQSASTNEIIRAINQINDVTQVVSSGSEELAAASEELSSQAETLNNIVKRFKV